Proteins encoded by one window of Leishmania mexicana MHOM/GT/2001/U1103 complete genome, chromosome 23:
- a CDS encoding cytosolic leucyl aminopeptidase — MLRRVLSRGPLPRSLSVGPATKLTANRGKLAKSRGVHVHFLTTSECAAAAGDASVPIPPGFTGKAGEVDFQTVWTTAQDPAAAESAVTKRGRKTTGARLAGEKPAELVAGMGAHSTVRDYRLAVTAAVRKAKVCNAAWVSLHPPKQDVFTMTDPYHPPQRLKGHEMVEKTAIFAVTGAYQYDRLKSSTLASKDPAKTSSTRARRAESRAKQPAAPQPPMELVVASSNAQAVRAGEVIGHCVNDARNLGNLREDEGVPEFYVEWAKKYMIPEGIKVRKVLRGQQLEEAGLHLMYNVGRGSRYEPYLMVLEYIGNPRSSATTAIVGKGVTFDCGGLNIKPYNSMETMHSDMMGAATAFCTLKAIAKLQLPINVVAAVGLVENAIGPESYHPSSIITSLKGLTVEVLNTDAEGRLVLADVFTYVQRYAPLDKKPTRIIDLATLTGAIVVGLGSRRAGLFSPSATLASSLMAAGTQCGEELWPMPIGDEHKDMMKGGIADLINAAPGRQAGSCTAAAFISNFVEPEVQWAHLDIAGVADVGDKPKGYDPAGVTGFGVQLLVDFLRHNKP, encoded by the coding sequence ATGCTTCGTCGCGTGCTGTCTCGCGGCCCACTCCCACGGTCGCTGTCGGTGGGCCCCGCGACGAAGCTGACGGCGAACAGAGGCAAGCTCGCCAAGAGTCGTGGCGTTCATGTGCACTTTCTCACCACCTCCGAgtgtgcagcggcggccggtGATGCTAGCGTCCCTATTCCGCCAGGCTTTACCGGCAAGGCAGGGGAGGTCGACTTCCAGACCGTCTGGACGACCGCGCAGGAtccggccgcagcggagagcgCTGTGACGAAGCGTGGCCGAAAGACAACCGGGGCCAGGCTCGCTGGGGAAAAGCCTGCCGAGCTCGTGGCGGGGATGGGCGCCCACTCCACGGTGCGGGATTACCGCCTCGCGgtcacggccgccgtgcGCAAAGCCAAGGTGTGCAACGCCGCGTGGGTGTCGCTGCACCCGCCGAAGCAAGATGTCTTTACGATGACGGACCCGTACcacccgccgcagcggctgaaGGGCCACGAGATGGTGGAGAAAACCGCGATCTTTGCGGTGACGGGGGCGTACCAGTACGACCGCCTGAAATCGAGCACCCTCGCCTCCAAGGATCCTGCAAAGACGAGCAGCACCCGCGCGAGGCGGGCGGAATCGCGGGCCAAGCAGCCCGccgctccacagccgccaaTGGAGCTTGTCGTGGCGTCGAGCAatgcgcaggcggtgcgcgcgGGTGAGGTGATCGGGCACTGCGTCAACGACGCCCGGAACCTCGGCAACCTGCGCGAGGACGAAGGTGTGCCGGAGTTCTATGTGGAGTGGGCGAAGAAATACATGATACCAGAGGGCATCAAAGTGCgcaaggtgctgcgcggacagcagctcgaggaggcgggcTTGCACCTCATGTACAACGTCGGCCGCGGCTCTCGCTATGAGCCGTACTTGATGGTGCTTGAGTACATCGGCAATCCCCGCTCGAGCGCGACGACGGCCATCGTGGGCAAGGGCGTGACCTTCGACTGCGGCGGCCTGAACATCAAGCCCTATAACTCGATGGAGACGATGCACAGCGACATGATGGGggcggccaccgccttctGCACTCTCAAGGCGATCGCGAAACTGCAGTTGCCCATCAACGTTGTGGCTGCGGTCGGACTCGTGGAGAACGCCATCGGCCCCGAAAGCTaccacccctcctccatcattACTAGCCTCAAGGGGCTCacggtggaggtgctcaACACCGACGCTGAGGGTCGCCTGGTACTCGCAGATGTGTTCACGTACGTGCAGAGGTACGCACCGCTCGATAAGAAGCCTACCCGCATCATCGACCTTGCGACTCTCACGGGTGCCATTGTTGTCGGTCTCGGCTCGCGCCGCGCCGGGCTGTTTTCGCCATCTGCGACGCTGGCGAGTTCGCTGATGGCTGCCGGCACGCAGTGCGGGGAGGAGCTGTGGCCGATGCCGATCGGTGACGAGCACAAGGACATGATGAAGGGGGGCATTGCCGACTTGATCAACGCTGCTCCCGGTCGGCAGGCCGGCTcttgcaccgccgccgcgttcaTCTCCAACTTTGTAGAGCCGGAGGTGCAGTGGGCGCACCTCGACATCGCCGGCGTGGCAGATGTCGGAGATAAGCCCAAAGGCTACGATCCGGCTGGGGTGACGGGCTTCGGCGTGCAGCTTCTGGTCGACTTCCTGCGCCACAATAAGCCTTAA